The following are from one region of the Fusarium keratoplasticum isolate Fu6.1 chromosome 4, whole genome shotgun sequence genome:
- a CDS encoding Golgi apparatus membrane protein TVP38, with translation MPADYHSTAQALALSPDRSTPSPSPNRPPWATSDSTSHTRRLSNPLMRRRRSSVAGASPGFARRIWASVNLLGEQTLKIYLRMSPLQRLLAALGAVVIAVLGVLAIIFSHAFFKWLDPVAEKWRALPGGWILAFLLVFVTSFPPVMGYSTASTIAGYVYGFPWGWPIVASGCTLGALCAFLASRTILSGYVDRMVGRDHRFIALGQVLRQEGIWYLTAIRFCPLPFSLSNGFLATIPSITPLSFTLSTALSSPKLLVHVFIGSRIALLAEKGDTMTAGDKAINYLSMLIGAAVGIIVGLVIYRRTMARAAQLAREEGLDPDALATTEEGEAGYLDSDNSPLMDPEDAAVLMSDDDISLWERDGLENGYHDDDDDEESSKRRD, from the exons atgCCCGCCGACTATCATTCCACCGCCCAGGCTCTGGCCCTCTCGCCGGACCGCAGCacaccctcgccctcgccgaacCGCCCTCCCTGGGCTACCTCCGATTCAACCTCGCACACTCGTCGCCTCTCGAACCCGCTCATGCgtaggaggaggagcagcgtCGCCGGAGCCAGCCCGGGCTTTGCGCGACGCATCTGGGCGTCGGTGAACCTCCTCGGCGAGCAGACCCTCAAGATCTACCTCCGCATGTCGCCCCTGCAGCGGCTCCTCGCCGCTCTCGGCGCCGTCGTAATCGCTGTCCTGGGcgtcttggccatcatcttttCGCACGCCTTTTTCAAATGGCTCGATCCTGTCGCCGAGAAGTGGCGCGCTCTCCCTGGCGGTTGGATACTGGCCTTCCTGCTCGTCTTTGTCACGTCGTTCCCGCCTGTTATGGGCTACTCGACTGCGAGCACCATCGCAGGCTACGTCTACGGGTTCCCTTGGGGGTGGCCTATCGTGGCCTCTGGTTGTACCCTCGGCGCTCTGTGTGCCTTCCTCGCCAGCAGAACAATCCTCAGCGGCTACGTCGACCGCATGGTCGGCCGGGACCATCGCTTCATCGCCCTGGGTCAGGTCCTGCGCCAGGAGGGCATCTGGTACCTCACAGCTATCCGTTTCTGTCCGCTGCCGTTTAGCCTGAGCAATGGCTTCCTAGCCACCATCCCCAGCATCACCCCGCTAAGCTTTACCCTCTCGACTGCATTGTCAAG CCCCAAGCTGCTCGTCCATGTCTTCATCGGCAGCCGtatcgccctcctcgccgaaAAGGGCGACACGATGACGGccggcgacaaggccatcaactACCTGAGCATGTTGATTGGCGCCGCCGTGGGTATCATCGTCGGTCTCGTCATCTACCGTCGCACCATGGCCCGGGCCGCCCAGCTCGCCCGCGAGGAGGGCCTGGACCCGGATGCCCTGGCCACCaccgaggagggtgaggctGGGTACCTGGATTCGGACAATTCTCCCCTGATGGACCCCGAGGATGCGGCTGTGCTCATGTCTGACGATGACATTTCGCTGTGGGAGAGGGATGGCTTGGAGAATGGGTAccacgatgacgacgacgatgaggagtCGAGTAAGAGAAGGGATTAG
- a CDS encoding ATP synthase F1 subunit epsilon yields the protein MLRTTFRQTATFRPVRCFSTTPRVMTEGATGAPPKTGGPGDAFQRREKANEDYAIRQREKEKLIELKKKLQEQQQHLERLSKHMYVPSNHPIDAPGDPFTDLSVNSDEITKEQGGEQN from the exons ATGCTCCGAACAACCTTCCGCCAGACGGCCACCTTCCGGCCCGTTCGATGCTTCTCGACCACCCCCCGCGTCATGACCGAGGGTGCTACCGGTGCTCCTCCCAAGACCGGCGGTCCTGG TGACGCCTTCCAGCGACGAGAGAAGGCCAACGAGGACTACGCCATCCGCCAgcgcgagaaggagaagctcattgagctcaagaagaagctccaggagcagcagcagcacctcgAGCGCCTCTCCAAGCACATGTACGTCCCCTCCAACCACCCAATTGATGCGCCAGGCGACCCCTTTACTGACTTGTCCGTCAACAGCGACGAGatcaccaaggagcaggGCGGCGAGCAGAACTAA
- a CDS encoding Protein-synthesizing GTPase has translation MSANGDPKYDDIESESDSGESVGHNEAGDEKPLKPALKKSNPAIAEPAAQRPELPPQTDPKDLDVASLTPLTPEIIARQATINIGTIGHVAHGKSTVVKAISGVQTVRFKNELIRNITIKLGYANAKIYKCDNPQCPRPGCYRSYKSEKEVDPPCEREGCSGTYRLLRHVSFVDCPGHDILMSTMLSGAAVMDAALLLIAGNESCPQPQTSEHLAAIEIMKLDKIIILQNKVDLMREEAAQQHYQSILKFIRGTVAGKSPVIPISAQLKFNIDAVNEAIVNTIPVPPRDFSMDPHMIVIRSFDVNKPGAEIDDLKGGVAGGSILHGVVKLGDEIEIRPGIVSRDDSGALKCTPIFSRVVSLNSEANDLKYAVPGGLIGVGTRIDPTLCRADRLVGFVLGLKGRLPDIYSEIEINFYLLRRLLGVRTADGKQAKVAKLAKNEMIMVNIGSTSTGAKVIAIKNDAAKLVLTSPACSNIGEKVALSRRIEKHWRLIGWATIAAGVTLEPSTS, from the exons atGTCTGCCAACGGCGACCCCAAGTACGACGACATTGAGTCCGAGTCCGACTCTGGCGAGTCTGTCGGCCACAACGAGGCCGGCGATGAGAAGCCCCTCAAGCCTGCTCTCAAGAAGTCCAACCCAGCCATCGCCGAGCCCGCTGCTCAAAGACCGGAGCTGCCCCCGCAAACCGACCCCAAAGACCTCGACGTCGCCAGCCTCACTCCCCTGACGCCCGAGATTATTGCTCGACaagccaccatcaacattggCACCATCGGCCACGTCGCTCACGGAAAGTCCAccgtcgtcaaggccatctccgGCGTCCAGACCGTTCGTTTCAAGAACGAGCTGATCCGAAACATTACCATCAAGTTGGGTTatgccaacgccaagatctACAAGTGCGATAACCCTCAGTGCCCTCGACCAGGATGCTACCGAAGTTACAAGAGTGAGAAGGAGGTCGACCCTCCCTGTGAGAGAGAGGGCTGCTCTGGTACCTACCGGCTATTGCGACACGTCTC CTTCGTCGACTGCCCCGGTCACGATATTCTGATGAGCACCATGTTGTCAGGTGCCGCCGTCATGGACGCTGCTCTGCTCCTTATTGCCGGCAACGAATCCTGCCCTCAGCCCCAGACCTCTGAGCACTTGGCTGCTATTGAGATCATgaagctcgacaagatcatcatTCTCCAGAACAAGGTCGATTTGATgcgagaagaagccgccCAGCAGCACTACCAGTCCATCCTCAAGTTCATCCGAGGCACCGTTGCTGGAAAGTCGCCCGTCATCCCCATCTCTGCCCAGCTCAAGTTCAACATTGATGCCGTCaacgaggccatcgtcaacaccatcccCGTTCCTCCCCGTGACTTCAGCATGGACCCTCACATGATCGTCATTCGATCGTTCGACGTCAACAAGCCTGGTGCTGAGATCGATGACCTCAAGGgtggtgttgctggtggtTCTATCCTTCACGGTGTTGTCAAGCTGGGTGACGAGATTGAGATCCGACCCGGTATCGTGTCCCGAGATGACAGCGGTGCCCTCAAGTGTACCCCCATCTTCAGCCGAGTTGTCTCGCTCAACTCCGAGGCCAACGACCTCAAGTACGCCGTTCCCGGTGGTCTCATCGGTGTCGGTACCCGAATCGACCCTACCCTCTGCCGAGCCGATCGTCTCGTTGGTTTCGTCCTGGGTCTCAAGGGCCGTCTCCCCGATATCTACAGCGAGATCGAGATCAACTTCTACCTGCTCCGCCGCCTGCTCGGTGTGCGAACCGCCGACGgcaagcaggccaaggttgccaagctggccaagaacgAGATGATCATGGTCAACATTGGTTCCACCTCGACTGGAGCCAAGGTCATCGCTATCAAGAACGATGCCGCTAAGCTGGTCCTGACCAGCCCTGCCTGCAGCAACATCGGCGAGAAGGTTGCTCTGTCCCGACGTATCGAGAAGCACTGGCGTCTCATTGGATGGGCTACCATTGCTGC CGGTGTGACACTCGAGCCCAGCACTTCGTAA
- a CDS encoding ATP-dependent RNA helicase eIF4A, whose translation MATDKGLEDVPEGQIESNYDETVDSFDDMNLKSELLRGVYAYGFERPSAIQQRAIMPVIKGHDVIAQAQSGTGKTATFSISVLQKIDTNVKACQALILAPTRELAQQIQKVVVAIGDFMNIECHACIGGTSVREDMKALQDGPQVVVGTPGRVHDMIQRRFLKTDSMKMFVLDEADEMLSRGFTEQIYDIFQLLPQSTQVVLLSATMPQDVLEVTTKFMRDPVRILVKKDELTLEGIKQFYIAVEKEEWKLDTLSDLYETVTITQAVIFCNTRRKVDWLTDKLTARDFTVSAMHGDMDQGQRDLIMKEFRSGSSRVLIATDLLARGIDVQQVSLVINYDLPANRENYIHRIGRGGRFGRKGVAINFVTAEDVRMMREIEQFYSTQIEEMPMNVADLI comes from the exons ATGGCTACCGATAAGGGACTCGAGGACGTCCCCGAGG GACAGATCGAGTCCAACTACGATGAGACCGTCGACTCTTTCGATGACATGAACCTCAAGTCTGAGCTCCTCCGAGGTG TCTACGCCTATGGTTTCGAGCGTCCCTCTGCTATCCAGCAGCGTGCGATCATGCCCGTCATCAAGGGCCACGATGTCATCGCTCAGGCCCAGTCCGGTACTGGAAAGACTGCCACTTTCTCCATTTCCGTTCTCCAGAAGATCGACACCAACGTCAAGGCTTGCCAGGCCCTGATCCTTGCCCCCACTCGCGAGCTGGCCCAGCAGATTCAGAAGGTCGTGGTCGCTATTGGCGACTTCATGAACATTGAGTGCCACGCCTGCATTGGTGGCACCAGCGTCCGTGAGGACATGAAGGCCCTCCAGGATGGTCCTCAGGTCGTTGTCGGTACCCCCGGCCGTGTCCACGACATGATCCAGCGTCGGTTCCTCAAGACCGACTCCATGAAGATGttcgtcctcgacgaggccgatgagaTGCTTTCT CGCGGTTTCACCGAGCAGATCTACGACAtcttccagctcctcccCCAGTCCACCCAGGTTGTCCTCCTGTCCGCCACCATGCCCCAGGACGTCCTTGAGGTCACCACCAAGTTCATGCGCGACCCCGTCCGTATcctggtcaagaaggacGAGCTTACCCTGGAGGGTATCAAGCAGTTCTACATTGccgtcgagaaggaggagtggAAGCTCGACACCCTCTCGGATCTGTACGAGActgtcaccatcacccaggcCGTCATCTTCTGCAACACCCGCAGAAAGGTCGACTGGCTCACCGACAAGCTCACTGCCCGTGACTTCACCGTCTCTGCCATGCACGGTGACATGGACCAGGGTCAGCGTGATCTGATCATGAAGGAGTTCCGATCCGGCTCCTCCCGTGTCCTGATCGCCACCGATCTTCTGGCCCGTGGTATCGACGTCCAGCAGGTTTCCCTGGTCATCAACTACGATCTCCCCGCCAACCGTGAGAACTACATCCACCGAATTGGTCGTGGTGGTCGTTTCGGCCGAAAGGGTGTTGCCATCAACTTTGTCACCGCCGAGGATGTCCGCATGATGCGTGAGATTGAGCAGTTCTACAGCACCCAGATCGAGGAGATGCCCATGAACGTTGCCGACCTCATCTAA
- a CDS encoding BTB domain-containing protein, which produces MARATEAGGTTVTVHTLAEAMSAPSGPPNVVVLERDYQEDNEKKLPSASEDLWISSVDGRYSSPPVPVRVGPLNNIQTFYIHKDILTRAEWFRKALCGEFREAEEQVIDLPEEDPAIFHFLVAFLYEGRFEPIRPAASALEPRIDKGKGVEVAPEPAEASDSGSSDNSSGSERSSGSPGPGWRYRRRRRVQLRQAAADRSQEKQPGVHRPGCGCPRCLARRDFAMCWHCGARRFPGENGGHRVQAPGRHPPPVPYRPVQAGPPPLQDHPVRIQGEDLRTWLLAYELNLDVYICANRFLMDDFRKAVMRSCVDMLETAGADAAQTEVLQLTKKLYNGVPEIDPLLKMVLARVGFLQPLLWKRAPEETSEFLVSNPELAAAILRETVMRHDAISGVAVFPSMEHAGEMGNTAYENERQHLERTIPYY; this is translated from the exons ATGGCCCGAGCCACTGAAGCCGGTGGCACAACCGTGACGGTCCATACCCTGGCCGAAGCCATGAGTGCGCCTTCGGGCCCGCCCAATGTCGTCGTGCTCGAGAGAGACTACCAAGAAGATAATGAGAAGAAGCTCCCCAGTGCATCCGAGGATCTCTGGATCAGCTCCGTGGATGGGCGGTATTCGTCCCCGCCTGTACCAGTTCGGGTCGGGCCCTTGAATAATATCCAGACATTCTAC ATTCACAAAGATATCCTCACCCGGGCTGAGTGGTTTCGGAAGGCTCTTTGCGGCGAATTCAGGGAAGCTGAGGAGCAAGTCATTGACCTGCCCGAAGAGGACCCTGCGATATTTCACTTCCTAGTCGCTTTCCTATACGAGGGTCGCTTCGAACCTATCCGGCCAGCAGCGAGTGCCCTAG AACCAAGGATCGACAAGGGAAAAGGCGTCGAAGTAGCCCCAGAACCAGCAGAGGCCTCAGACTCAGGTTCGTCTGACAATTCCTCTGGCTCAGAACGGAGTTCAGGTAGCCCAGGGCCGGGGTGGAGATATCGTCGCCGACGGCGTGTGCAGCTTAGACAAGCCGCCGCGGACCGGAGCCAGGAGAAACAACCCGGTGTTCATCGACCTGGGTGCGGTTGTCCTCGATGCCTCGCCAGACGGGATTTCGCCATGTGCTGGCACTGTGGTGCTCGTCGGTTCCCTGGTGAAAATGGAGGGCATAGAGTCCAGGCTCCTGGGCGGCATCCGCCGCCAGTGCCCTACCGACCAGTCCAGGCCGGCCCGCCGCCTTTGCAAGACCATCCCGTGCGTATCCAGGGCGAGGACTTACGGACATGGCTTCTGGCTTACGAGCTCAACCTTGACGTCTACATATGTGCCAACCGCTTCCTCATGGACGACTTTCGCAAGGCCGTGATGCGCTCATGTGTCGATATGCTAGAGACGGCAGGGGCAGATGCCGCACAGACGGAGGTTCTGCAATTGACAAAAAAGCTATACAACGGCGTACCCGAGATCGACCCCTTGCTCAAGATGGTGCTGGCACGAGTGGGTTTCCTCCAACCCCTGCTGTGGAAACGAGCGCCAGAGGAAACAAGCGAGTTTCTGGTTAGCAACCCAGAGCTAGCTGCTGCGATACTGAGGGAAACAGTCATGAGGCACGATGCCATCTCGGGGGTGGCGGTCTTTCCCTCGATGGAACACGCAGGGGAAATGGGGAATACAGCATATGAGAATGAAAGGCAGCATCTGGAGAGGACGATACCCTACTATTAG
- a CDS encoding TRNA wybutosine-synthesizing protein 4: MPSAVAQNGHSALCDRTNDSSESQSHSDSIPPHPLGLKPLGNQYLFTGRNARRSVGAWGFLPDEVIMLVLEHFDASALLKLGHTCKFFYAFCHSDELWKPLFLQSPPKDSKDIRWQGSWRSTVLGFPGGQEIKIDCSNVFSDVLHRPFACSHVALSQFSSNIPKANQIRRFDNLTYEQYAEKWTEQPFILTKCIQEWPVCSGWTIDSLLEKYAQVEFRAEAVDWPFATYCNYMKNNKDESPLYLFDRKFAEKMGITVGRDKPDAAYWRPDCFGPDLFEVLGDERPAHRWLIIGPERSGSTFHKDPNATSAWNAVIQGAKYWIMFPPTTEVPGVYVSQDSSEVTSPLSIAEWLLTFHEEARQLPECIEGICGTGEILHVPSGWWHLVVNLENGIALTQNFVPQSPSLNLVSEVISFLRDKADQVSGFDDDVRDPFGLFTARMKTSYPDVLERALDLADRKSGKKRKWDAAVGGTEDEQQGGGGGFSFGFGGDDDDEIP; encoded by the exons ATGCCCTCGGCCGTTGCTCAGAATGGCCACAGCGCCCTCTGTGACAGGACCAATGACTCTTCCGAGTCACAATCTCACTCTGACTCAATTCCTCCGCATCCTCTAGGACTCAAGCCCCTAGGCAACCAGTATCTCTTCACGGGTCGCAATGCTCGACGCTCGGTCGGTGCGTGGGGCTTCCTCCCAGACGAGGTTATCATGCTGGTCTTGGAGCATTTTGACGCCTCAGCCCTCCTGAAACTTGGCCACACGTGCAAGTTTTTCTACGCCTTTTGCCACTCAGACGAGTTATGGAAGCCTCTTTTCCTGCA GTCACCACCCAAAGACAGCAAAGACATTCGATGGCAAGGATCGTGGAGGTCAACAGTTCTCGGGTTCCCGGGTGGCCAGGAGATCAAGATTGACTGCAGCAACGTCTTCTCAGATGTCCTACATCGACCATTTGCTTGCAGTCATGTGGCTCTCTCTCAGTTCTCCTCCAACATTCCCAAGGCAAACCAAATCCGTCGGTTCGACAACTTGACGTACGAGCAGTATGCCGAGAAATGGACTGAGCAACCGTTCATCCTTACGAAATGCATCCAGGAATGGCCAGTGTGTTCGGGATGGACTATCGATTCACTACTCGAAAAGTATGCCCAGGTCGAGTTCCGCGCCGAGGCCGTCGACTGGCCATTCGCAACCTACTGCAACTATATGAAGAACAACAAGGACGAGAGCCCTCTGTACTTGTTTGATCGCAAGTTTGCGGAAAAGATGGGCATCACGGTGGGCCGTGATAAGCCAGATGCTGCATACTGGAGACCAGACTGTTTCGGTCCTGACCTGTTCGAGGTTCTCGGTGATGAACGGCCTGCCCATCGTTGGCTGATCATTGGACCTGAGAGAAGCGGTTCGACTTTTCACAAGGACCCCAACGCGACGAGTGCCTGGAATGCTGTGATCCAGGGAGCCAAATACTGGATCATGTTCCCTCCCACGACCGAGGTTCCCGGAGTCTACGTGTCCCAGGACAGCAGCGAGGTGACGAGCCCCCTCAGTATCGCCGAGTGGCTTCTTACCTTCCACGAAGAGGCACGGCAGCTCCCTGAGTGTATCGAGGGCATCTGCGGGACAGGCGAAATCCTGCATGTGCCAAGTGGATGGTGGCACCTGGTGGTCAACCTCGAGAACGGCATTGCCCTGACCCAAAACTTTGTGCCTCAGTCACCGAGCTTGAACTTGGTGTCAGAGGTCATCTCGTTCCTGAGGGACAAGGCCGATCAGGTCAGTGGTTTCGATGACGACGTTAGAGATCCCTTTGGGCTCTTCACAGCGCGGATGAAGACCAGCTACCCAGATGTCCTGGAGAGGGCGTTGGACTTGGCCGATAGAAAGAGCGGGAAGAAGCGCAAGTGGGATGCTGCAGTTGGTGGAACCGAAGATGAGCAGCAAGGGGGCGGAGGCGGCTTCAGCTTTGGTTTTGGaggagatgacgatgacgagataCCCTGA
- a CDS encoding Nsp1-C domain-containing protein, producing MSFSFGGTGGSSGAPNNNTTSTAPASGGLFGAAAGTPKFSFGGATAGSSTTPAGNPGSLFGQQTGASAQKPAGGLFGGSATNNASTTPASTGTGLFGGGASTTPSSGGLFGGGGASSTTPATTATTGGLFGGGATTSTTPASGGLFGNNGNAANKPAGNLFGGANTTTPASGGGLFGGQNNATQAQSAATTSAAPASGLFASTGNSLFGNKAASTAPTATPAKPTFALPSTTPAGAPPADSSKPGGSNLFGNAGAQTSTTPSLFGAKPANTSAPAQPSTTTTASSGLFGGAQSGASAPSGGLFGGGAPASTTAPSSGGLFGGAKTETAAPGASQAAGSTPSTTSTLFGAKPAAPAAATQSSTPAGGLFGGAATTSAAATTSTPATAGGLFGAKPAATTAAAATTAAPATASSAGGLFGGAPKPSTESTAPKPAGGLFGTPATTQAQTSTTTAAPATAATTTAAPASSLFGAKAATTTDASKDAAKPAAQNGTSALGASTTGPTSQMARLKNKTMEDIVTRWASDLSKYQKEFKEQATTVSTWDRSLVDNGEKIQKLYLDTFEAERRSHEIERQLAAVENQQDELEAWLDRYESEVQDMFAKQLGPGEQLAGPDQERERTYKLAEKLMQQLDEKSRDLTKMVKEINDISGTLNKGAKPEDPLSQIVRVLNGHLTQLQWIDANASALQSKVTAAQKSSSNLGSHYGSSDNDAAESFYRSYMGRR from the exons atgtcgttCAGCTTTGGAGGCACAGGCGGCTCTTCGGGCGCGCCAAACAACAACACGACGTCCACCGCGCCGGCTTCGGGTGGTCTCTTTGGAGCGGCGGCGGGAACACCCAAGTTCTCCTTTGGAGGTGCCACTGCTGGTAGCAGCACTACACCCGCAGGCAACCCAGGCAGTTTGTTTGGTCAACAAACTGGCGCCTCGGCGCAAAAGCCTGCTGGAGGTCTCTTTGGAGGCTCCGCGACCAACAACGCTTCTACCACACCGGCCTCGACTGGAACCGGGCTCTTCGGCGGCGGTGCCTCTACGACTCCTTCATCGGGTGGTCTttttggaggaggtggtgctTCTTCTACCACTCCTGCGACAACTGCTACAACCGGAGGACTGTTTGGTGGAGGTGCCACCACTTCAACCACGCCTGCGAGCGGAGGGCTATTTGGAAACAACGGAAACGCTGCCAACAAGCCTGCGGGTAACCTATTTGGTGGTGCTAACACTACTACTCCTgccagtggtggtggtctgTTTGGTGGACAGAACAATGCCACCCAGGCACAAAGCGCAGCCACCACCTCAGCTGCCCCGGCATCTGGACTGTTTGCGAGCACTGGTAACTCTTTGTTCGGAAACAAGGCAGCCTCCACCGCGCCGACTGCGACCCCCGCGAAGCCAACCTTTGCTCTGCCATCGACGACACCAGCCGGAGCACCACCCGCGGACTCTTCGAAGCCTGGCGGATCCAACCTTTTCGGAAACGCAGGTGCCCAGACATCTACCACACCCTCTCTCTTTGGAGCGAAGCCGGCGAACACCTCGGCTCCCGCTCAGCCCAGCACAACCACAACAGCCTCGTCCGGTCTCTTCGGAGGTGCGCAGTCTGGCGCCAGCGCCCCTTCTGGAGGGCTCTTCGGCGGCGGTGCCCCAGCTTCTACTACCGCTCCGTCATCAGGTGGACTTTTCGGTGGCGCAAAGACCGAGACAGCTGCACCAGGCGCTTCCCAAGCAGCCGGTTCGACACCTTCTACCACCTCAACCCTGTTTGGTGCTAAGCCCGCGGCTCCTGCGGCGGCTACTCAGAGCTCGACACCTGCTGGCGGACTCTTTGGAGGTGCGGCAACAacatctgctgctgctaccacTTCGACTCCTGCGACTGCTGGAGGTTTGTTCGGCGCCAAGCCTGCTGCAACCACAGCCGCAGCTGCAACTACGGCGGCTCCAGCAACGGCTTCGAGCGCGGGTGGTCTGTTTGGTGGCGCCCCGAAGCCTTCTACCGAGTCGACGGCGCCCAAGCCTGCGGGCGGCTTGTTTGGAACACCGGCCACCACCCAGGCTCAGACATCTACAACTACAGCTGCTCCTGCAACTGCGGCAACGACAACCGCAGCGCCAGCAAGCAGCCTGTTCGGAGCCAAGGCGGCCACGACTACAGACGCCAGCAAGGACGCGGCGAAGCCTGCCGCTCAGAACGGAACCAGTGCTCTAGGTGCCTCCACGACTGGACCTACCTCGCAGATGGCCCggctcaagaacaagaccatGGAGGACATTGTGACGCGATGGGCCTCGGATCTGTCCAAGTACCAGaaggagttcaaggagcAGGCTACCACTGTGTCCACCTGGGACAGAAGCCTCGTAGACAACGGCGAGAAGATCCAGAAGTTGTACCTGGACACCTTTGAGGCGGAGCGAAGAAGCCATGAGATTGAGCGACAGCTTGCGGCTGTGGAGAACCAGCAGGATGAGCTCGAGGCTTGGCTCGATCGTTATGAGTCGGAGGTCCAGGACATGTTTGCCAAGCAGCTTGGTCCTGGCGAGCAGTTGGCAGGTCCTGACCAGGAGCGGGAGCGCACATacaagctcgccgagaagCTGATGCAACAATTGGATGAGAAGTCGAGGGACCTCACCAAGATGGTTAAGGAGATCAATGACATTTCGGGCACACTTAACAAGGGTGCTAAGCCCGAGGACCCT CTGAGCCAGATCGTCCGGGTTCTCAACGGCCATCTCACACAGCTGCAGTGGATCGATGCTAATGCCTCGGCCCTCCAGTCCAAGGTGACGGCGGCCCAAAAGTCGAGCAGCAACCTTGGAAGCCACTACGGCAGCTCGGATAATGATGCGGCAGAGAGCTTCTACCGTTCGTACATGGGGCGACGATAA
- a CDS encoding AB hydrolase-1 domain-containing protein: MPGPDVLTIPPAKLISSTSHVLPGQLSVTELFFQVPLDYTDLEGPSITLFARRVRKHEAPIFPPEDDEDDTTAGDAPKPYMVYLEGGPGFGNREPQDHPLTRPALAKGYQVLLLDHRGVGLSTPVSAEMLKLVPGGLEGRARYLGLMRQDNTVRDCEAVRKCLTASWSAPKQPWSIFGQSYGGFVALSYLSMHPEGLREVFLTGGLAPVGKSPDQVYEATFRRVVERNEQYYAKFPEDVEAVRQIAKYIESKDGGVPLPSGGSLTVPRLLTMGLAFGGHGGFDNVHSAILHLKSSLDQFGFFTRASLVPLEGWNPFDTNIIYAIIHEAIYCDGPGSASRWSAHRVGKTLESFPWLDPDFSSASTTGPLYFSGEMIFPFFFETYPELQALREEAELLANRDDWPALYDQEKLRQNKVPVYAASYVEDMYVDYDFARDVAKLVKAKTFETNVMYHSALRAKAEEVLQQLFSLRDDVLD, from the coding sequence ATGCCTGGCCCCGATGTCCTCACCATTCCCCcggccaagctcatcagcaGCACCTCCCATGTCCTTCCCGGCCAGCTGAGCGTCACCGAGTTGTTCTTCCAGGTGCCCCTCGACTACACAGACCTTGAGGGACCCTCCATCACGCTCTTTGCCCGCCGCGTTCGCAAGCACGAGGCTCCCATCTTCCCacccgaggatgacgaggacgacacCACTGCTGGTGATGCGCCAAAGCCTTACATGGTCTATCTCGAGGGGGGACCTGGCTTTGGCAACCGAGAACCTCAGGACCATCCTCTCACCCGCCCCGCCCTCGCAAAGGGGTATCAGGTCCTCTTGCTTGACCACCGTGGCGTCGGGTTGAGCACCCCGGTGAGTGCCGAGATGCTCAAACTCGTGCCtggcggcctcgagggccgggcGCGGTATCTCGGCCTCATGCGTCAGGACAACACGGTTCGTGATTGTGAGGCCGTCCGTAAGTGTCTGACCGCCTCATGGTCGGCGCCGAAGCAGCCCTGGTCCATCTTTGGACAGTCGTACGGAGGCTTCGTCGCACTGTCTTACCTCTCCATGCATCCGGAGGGCCTTAGGGAGGTCTTCCTCACTGGTGGTCTTGCTCCTGTTGGCAAGAGCCCTGATCAGGTCTATGAGGCGACGTTCCGACGAGTGGTGGAGCGTAATGAGCAGTATTATGCTAAATTCCCCGAGGACGTCGAAGCCGTTCGTCAGATCGCCAAATACATCGAGAGTAAAGATGGAGGCGTTCCTCTACCCTCTGGTGGCTCACTCACTGTTCCTCGCCTCTTGACAATGGGTCTTGCCTTTGGCGGCCATGGGGGTTTTGACAACGTCCATTCGGCTATTTTGCACCTCAAGTCCTCTCTTGATCAGTTCGGATTCTTTACAAGGGCATCCCTGGTGCCACTAGAGGGCTGGAATCCCTTCgacaccaacatcatctaCGCCATCATCCACGAGGCCATCTATTGCGACGGTCCCGGCTCGGCTTCTCGCTGGTCGGCTCACCGTGTCGGCAAGACCCTTGAATCGTTCCCCTGGCTTGACCCAGACTtctcttctgcctcgacAACCGGCCCGCTGTACTTTTCGGGCGAGATGATCTTCCCATTCTTCTTTGAGACATACCCGGAGCTGCAAGCCCTGcgcgaggaggctgagctgTTGGCGAACCGTGACGACTGGCCTGCGCTATACGACCAGGAGAAACTCCGCCAGAACAAGGTCCCCGTCTATGCCGCATCCTATGTCGAGGATATGTACGTCGACTACGATTTCGCTCGAGACGTGGCCAagctggtcaaggccaagacgtTCGAGACAAACGTCATGTACCACTCTGCCCTGAGAGCcaaggcagaggaggtcCTGCAACAACTGTTTAGCCTGAGGGACGACGTCCTCGACTAG